The Thioclava sp. GXIMD2076 region CAATATTCACCTCAGTGGTGGTCAGACGCCCGCTCAGGCGGCAAGCAAACTGGCATGGCTGGTGCGCGAGGCGCGCAGGCTGGGTCTGACCGGCACCAAGCTGAAAGAAGAGGCTCCCACGCTGGCGGCCTCGGAAACAACCGCAATTCCAAAGGAATAGGCCCTAAGGGGCATCGAAAAACAAAACGGGGAAAACATCATGTCAACTGGCAAAGCGGGGCTGTCAAAAAGCCTCAACGCCTTCCATCTCTGGGGTCTCGCAGTCGGCCTCGTGATCTCGGGTGAATATTTCGGTTGGAGCTATGGCTGGGAAAGCGCGGGCACGCTGGGCTTCCTGATCACCACGATCATCGTGGCGGCCATGTATACCGCCTTTATCTTCAGCTTCACCGAACTGACCACCGCCATTCCGCGCGCAGGCGGGCCGTTTGCCTATGCCAGCCGCGCCTTCGGCCCGACGGGCGGCGCCATCGCGGGCTTTGCCACGCTGATCGAGTTCCTGTTTGCCCCGCCCGCCATCGCGCTGGCGATCGGCTCCTATCTCAACGTCCAGTTCCCCGGGCTTGACCCGAAACTGGCGGCGGTAGGCGCCTATATCATCTTCATCGCACTCAATATCGCGGGTGTGAAAATCGCGGCGACCTTCGAATTGCTGGTGACGCTGCTTGCGGTCTTCGAGCTCTTGGTCTTCATGGGTGTTGTCGCCCCTGCCTTCTCGGTGACCAATTTCGCGGCCAATGGCTGGGCTGGCGCCAGCGAGTTCTCGCCCGTGGCCATCGGCGGTATCTTTGCCGCGATCCCCTTTGCCATCTGGTTCTTCCTCGCCATCGAGGGCGTCGCTATGGCGGCAGAAGAGGCCAAGGACCCGCGCCGCACCATTCCGAAAGCCTATATCGCCGGTATTCTGACGCTCGTGTTCCTCGCCTTCGGGGTGATGATCATGGCAGGTGGCTCGGGCGACTGGACGCAGCTGTCGAACCTCAATGACCCGCTGCCGCAGGCGATGATCCGTGTGGTGGGTGAAGGCAGCGGCTGGACCCATATGCTTGTCTGGCTCGGTCTCTTCGGTCTGGTGGCGTCGTTCCACGGCATCATCATGGGCTATGCCCGCCAGATGTTCGCCCTGTCGCGCGCAGGTCTTCTACCGGAGGTCTTCTCGAAGGTGCATCCGCGCTTCCACACGCCGCATGTGGCCACCATCGCGGGTGGTGTCGTAGGCATCATCGCGATCTATTCGGATAGCCTGATCTCGGTCGCCGGCATGTCGCTGACCGCCACTATCGTGACGATGGCCGTGTTCGGCGCGCTGGTGATGTATATCATGTCGATGGCCTCGCTCTTCCGTCTGCGCAAGTCCGAGCCCGATCTGGACCGCCCGTGGAAGGCGCCCCTGTTCCCGGTCCTTCCGGCAATCGCGCTGGGGCTTGCCTGCCTCGCGATGCTGGCGATGATCATTTACAACTTCGAGATCTTCGTGATCTTCGCGATCCTGATGATCCTCGGTGTGGGTGTGGCCGCCTTGCTGCGCCGCAAGGTCGACGCGACCGCCACGCCGGGCGAGTAAACAGGCCTCGCCATATCTGATTTTCCACCCGCCCCTTAATTAGGCGGGTGGTTTATTTTTTAATCATACTCCATGTTCCACCCTTGTAAACAAGGCAACCGAAGGCGGCGCGAATTGCTATAAGCGATGGTTGCGTTCATCCCCATCTCCCAGAGATGGAGGGATTCCCATGCAGGCCCAGACACCGCAGGTTCTCGCCGCAGCCGCGACCGGTATCGACGGATTCATCCGCCGTTACAGGCTGTGCCCTGACAGTTTCTTCGGCAGCCTTGGCTTTGCGCCCGAGACCGCGGCCCAGCCGATGAGCCGGATGGATCTCGACCTGTATTGCCGGATGATGGAACTGGGCGCCGAGCGTTCGGGCGATGTGAATTTCGGGCTGGCCTACGGGCAGGCCTTTACACCAGAGATGTTGGGGCTGATCGGCTATATCGCGATCAACTCGGCCAGTCTGGGCGATGCCGCGCAAAATCTGGCGGCCTATTTCCCGTGGCACCAGCAGGGCACTGCGACCGGCTTCCGCGCACAGGACGATCTGAGCTGGATCAGCTACCGTGTGGCCCCGGATCGTGTGCGGATGCGTGATCAGGACGCGCTGGTGACATTGGGGATGTTCCGCAATGTCCTGCGCCATGCGGGCGGCGAGGATTGGGCGCCCGAATTGATCGAGCTGGAGCAAGCCGATAACGGCACCCGCGCCGAGATCGAGGCCGCCTTCGGGGCGCCTGTGCGTTTCGGCCGCCCGACCAATGCGCTGGTCTTCCGGTCTGCCGATCAGGGACTTGCTATGCCCAAGGCCGATGGTACGCTCCAGCAGCTGTTGCGCTGTAATCTTCAGGCGCTCAGCCTGCGCGAGACGGGGCCTTGCGTGACCGAGGCGGCCGCCGAGGTGATCCGGCTGCATCTGAAAGATACCACGCTGGATCTCGACCTTCTATCGGACAGGATGGGGATGCCGCGCTGGACGCTCCAGCGCCGCCTTCAGGATTGTGGCACCAGCTTCGCACGGCTTGTCGAGGAGACCCGCCGCGAGCAGGCCTGCCGCTATCTTGAAGGCTCGGGCCTGTCGATCTCGCTGATTGCGGAAGAGTTGGGCTATTCCGAACCCAGCGCCTTCGTTCGCGCTTTCCGACGCTGGGAAAATACCTCGCCCTCGCAATATCGCAAGGCATTCAACGCCTTGCGACATTAGGGGTGCGGCATCGGAGCGATATCGGGCTGGATCAGTAGCCCCGCTGCATATCGGCCTGATCCTTGCAATGGCCCTGCGCCTCGAATTCCGCGATATTGGCGGCCATGATGTGGCTGCCGGTCTCGGGGTCGACCTGTGAGGCAATATGCGGGGTTACCGTCACCCCTTCATGCGTCCAGAACGGATGGTCCTTGGCCAAGGGCTCCAGCGGGAAAGCATCGAGGATGGCATGGGCGATCTGGCCGCTCTCCAGCGCCTCCAGCAGGGCCGCCTCGTCGAGATGGTCGCCGCGGGCGGCGTTCAACAGGCGGGCACCTTTGGGCAATTGCGCGAAAAAGTCGGCATTCAGGATATGATGGGTCTCGGGGGTCAGCGGTAAGAGGTTCACCACGATCTCGCAGCCCTCCAGAAACGCCTTCAGACCCTCGGGGCCATGATGGCAGGTGACGCCGTCGATGGTTTTGGGGCTTCGCGCCCAGCCGCGCGTCTCAAAGCCGATCTGCGCCAGCAGGGCCGCCGACGCCGCCCCCAGATTGCCCAGACCCAGCACACCGACCGTGCGCTGCCCTGCAACCGGCGCGACCAGCGCCTTCCATTCGGCTTTTGCCGCCGCGAGCTGCATCTCGGGCATGTAGCGGTGCAGGTTCAGCACCTGCATCGCCACATATTCGCGCATCCGCTGGGTCAGATCGGTGCCCACCGTGCGGATCACCGGGATATGGCGCGGGAGTTCTGCATCCGCAGCGATATGGTCTACCCCTGCCGCGAGCGAGATGATGGCCTTCAGATTGGGCAGCCCTGCCAGAAAGCCCGTCGCGGGTTGCCAGACCGCGGCATAGGTCACGGCCTGCGCATCGAAGGGCTCATGAGCGGAAACGATCTCGGCCTCGGGCAGCACGCCCTGCAGGCGGGTGACCCATTTGGCGGAGGTTTTCGGATTGGGGAGGTAAACGACGATGCTCATGATGATCCCTGTAGTATAATTTTGCCGGATCAGAGCAAGAAAACCACGCCGGTGCAAGGCGTGGTTTCAGGGATTTGGTTAGCGCCAGCCCAGAGCGGGAGCCACATGGGTCAGGATGCTTTCCAGCACATGGACGTTATAATCGACGCCCAGCATGTTCGGCACGGTCAGCAGTAGCGTATCGGCCTCGGCAATCGCCTCGTCCCGACGCAACTGTTCGATCAGGCGATCGGGCTCGTCAGCATAGCCCCGCCCGAAAACCGAACGGGTCTGGTCTATGAAACCGATCTGGTCCTGATCCTTGGAGCCGTTGCCGAAATACATCCGGTCCTGATCATTGGTCAGCGCAAAGATCGAGCGCGACACCGAAACCCGCGGGCTGCGCGCGTGACCCGCCTCTTTCCAGGCCTCGCGATAGGCACGGATCTGTTTGGCCTGCTGGATATGGAAGGGCTCGCCGGTCTCGTCATCTTTCAGGGTCGAGCTTTGTAGGTTCATCCCGAGCTGCGCGGCCCAGATCGCCGTCGCGTTCGAGCCCGCGCCCCACCAGATGCGTTCCTTCAGGCCCGGGCTCTGGGGCTCGAGCCGCAGCAGGCCGGGCGGGTTGGGGAACATCGGGCGCGGATTGGGTTGGGCAAAGCCCTCACCGTCGAGCATCCTGAGGAAAACCTCCGTATGGCGGCGTGCCATATCGGAAGGGCTTTCGCCCTCGGCGGGCTGGTATCCGAAATGCTTCCAGCCGTCGATCACCTGTTCGGGCGATCCGCGCGAGATACCGAGCTGCAGCCTCTCGCCCGAGATCAGATCGGCGCTGCCGGCATCCTCGACCATATAAAGCGGGTTCTCGTAGCGCATATCGATGACACCGGTGCCGATCTCGATACTTGTCGTGCGTGCGCCCACCGCAGCCAGAAGCGGGAAAGGCGAGGCGAGTTGGCGGGCATAATGGTGCACACGGTAATAGGCACCATCGACGCCCATCTGCTCCGCCGCAACAGCGAGGTCGATGGATTGAAGCAGAACATCCGAGGCCGAACGCACCTGCGAGCCACGGTCATCCGCCCAGTGGCCGAAAGAGAGAAAGCCGATCTTTTTCATACAAGTGATCCTTTCAGTTCCTTCGCATCTAGGGATGCCGGCGGGGGGGCTGCAAGGGCGCGGGCTGTTCCCTCAGGCGCAGGCGATGTGCACAAGGATCGGGATTGAGGCGGGGACGGGGATCTGCCATCGTCTGCAGCAGTGATCGGGCCACTCGAATTCGGGGCCGCTTGCACGGTCATTCAATGTATTCTGTAAGTCGGGGAGGAACATATGCCCATTCTGAAACTCCATGTCGACAGGACATGTGACGCACGCATCGATCCGGAGGGGGTCCGGACCCTGCTTGTCGATCTGCGTGCAATCCTTTGCGAGAGACTGTCCTCGGCAGAGGCGGCCTGCCAGCTGGCATGGCTGCCGGTCACGGGCCTTCCGGACCAGCCGGTGGTCAATTGCGAATTGGCGATCCTGCCGAAGCCCGAGCGGACGCGCGAAAAGCTTACGGAACTGGCGGAAGTGCTGAAGGCGCGGATCGAGGAGGTGACCGGACCAAAGGTCGCCGTGCGGATCTCGCATCTCGATGCCGCGACCTATGTCGCGCTGAAATGACAGCAGAGGCGGCGCGTTGTTGCCGCCTCTCCCCTAGCTCGCCATCCGGTTCGGTTCGTCGAAAAGCTCGACGTCTCCCGTATCGATCTTGAAGGTTCCGAGCTCGGCGGAAAGCGCCTGTGTCTCGTTGCGCAGGGTCGTGATCGCGGCATTTGTCTCTTCGAACATCGCGGCATTCTTCTGGGTGGTCTGATCCAGTTCCAGCGTGGCGTTCGAGATTTCCTTGATGCCGATTGTCGTTTCTCGGGTGGCGCCCACAATCCCCTCGATCCGGCTGCGTATGTCACGCACGCCTTGCACGATTTCCTCGAGTGCCCTACCGGTGGAATTGACCATCGAGACCCCACGTTGCACATCGGCGCTGGATGTCGAGATCATGGTGCCTATTTCCTGCGAGGCGTCGGCGGAGCGCTGCGCCAGAGCCCGCACCTCGGAGGCCACAACCGCAAACCCACGGCCCGCTTCCCCCGCCCGCGCGGCCTCGACGCCGGC contains the following coding sequences:
- the eat gene encoding ethanolamine permease, whose amino-acid sequence is MSTGKAGLSKSLNAFHLWGLAVGLVISGEYFGWSYGWESAGTLGFLITTIIVAAMYTAFIFSFTELTTAIPRAGGPFAYASRAFGPTGGAIAGFATLIEFLFAPPAIALAIGSYLNVQFPGLDPKLAAVGAYIIFIALNIAGVKIAATFELLVTLLAVFELLVFMGVVAPAFSVTNFAANGWAGASEFSPVAIGGIFAAIPFAIWFFLAIEGVAMAAEEAKDPRRTIPKAYIAGILTLVFLAFGVMIMAGGSGDWTQLSNLNDPLPQAMIRVVGEGSGWTHMLVWLGLFGLVASFHGIIMGYARQMFALSRAGLLPEVFSKVHPRFHTPHVATIAGGVVGIIAIYSDSLISVAGMSLTATIVTMAVFGALVMYIMSMASLFRLRKSEPDLDRPWKAPLFPVLPAIALGLACLAMLAMIIYNFEIFVIFAILMILGVGVAALLRRKVDATATPGE
- a CDS encoding AraC family transcriptional regulator; this encodes MQAQTPQVLAAAATGIDGFIRRYRLCPDSFFGSLGFAPETAAQPMSRMDLDLYCRMMELGAERSGDVNFGLAYGQAFTPEMLGLIGYIAINSASLGDAAQNLAAYFPWHQQGTATGFRAQDDLSWISYRVAPDRVRMRDQDALVTLGMFRNVLRHAGGEDWAPELIELEQADNGTRAEIEAAFGAPVRFGRPTNALVFRSADQGLAMPKADGTLQQLLRCNLQALSLRETGPCVTEAAAEVIRLHLKDTTLDLDLLSDRMGMPRWTLQRRLQDCGTSFARLVEETRREQACRYLEGSGLSISLIAEELGYSEPSAFVRAFRRWENTSPSQYRKAFNALRH
- a CDS encoding glyoxylate/hydroxypyruvate reductase A, which encodes MSIVVYLPNPKTSAKWVTRLQGVLPEAEIVSAHEPFDAQAVTYAAVWQPATGFLAGLPNLKAIISLAAGVDHIAADAELPRHIPVIRTVGTDLTQRMREYVAMQVLNLHRYMPEMQLAAAKAEWKALVAPVAGQRTVGVLGLGNLGAASAALLAQIGFETRGWARSPKTIDGVTCHHGPEGLKAFLEGCEIVVNLLPLTPETHHILNADFFAQLPKGARLLNAARGDHLDEAALLEALESGQIAHAILDAFPLEPLAKDHPFWTHEGVTVTPHIASQVDPETGSHIMAANIAEFEAQGHCKDQADMQRGY
- a CDS encoding LLM class flavin-dependent oxidoreductase, yielding MKKIGFLSFGHWADDRGSQVRSASDVLLQSIDLAVAAEQMGVDGAYYRVHHYARQLASPFPLLAAVGARTTSIEIGTGVIDMRYENPLYMVEDAGSADLISGERLQLGISRGSPEQVIDGWKHFGYQPAEGESPSDMARRHTEVFLRMLDGEGFAQPNPRPMFPNPPGLLRLEPQSPGLKERIWWGAGSNATAIWAAQLGMNLQSSTLKDDETGEPFHIQQAKQIRAYREAWKEAGHARSPRVSVSRSIFALTNDQDRMYFGNGSKDQDQIGFIDQTRSVFGRGYADEPDRLIEQLRRDEAIAEADTLLLTVPNMLGVDYNVHVLESILTHVAPALGWR